One region of Verrucomicrobiia bacterium genomic DNA includes:
- a CDS encoding P-II family nitrogen regulator — MKKIEAIIKPFKLEDVKEALTALGIEGMTVSEVKGFGRQKGHTEIYRGSEYTVDFLPKVKIEIVLPDSLVQPAVEAIVKSARTGKIGDGKVFILPLENAVRIRTEESGDKAV; from the coding sequence ATGAAAAAGATTGAAGCGATCATCAAGCCCTTCAAGCTGGAGGACGTCAAGGAAGCCTTGACGGCCCTGGGCATTGAGGGGATGACCGTCAGCGAGGTCAAAGGCTTTGGCCGGCAGAAAGGCCATACGGAGATTTACCGCGGCAGCGAGTACACGGTGGATTTTCTGCCGAAGGTGAAAATTGAGATTGTGCTGCCGGACTCGCTGGTCCAGCCGGCGGTGGAGGCGATCGTGAAATCGGCGCGCACCGGCAAGATTGGGGACGGCAAGGTGTTCATCCTGCCGCTGGAGAATGCGGTGCGCATCCGGACGGAGGAAAGCGGGGACAAGGCGGTGTAA
- the coaD gene encoding pantetheine-phosphate adenylyltransferase, which translates to MVRTVIYPGSFDPLTNGHLDIVQRAARLFDRVIVAVAVSEGKGPLFDLEERVSLIRRAVMTMPNVEVDSFTGLLIDYVEKQNGQAVIRGLRAVSDFEFEFQLALMNRKLNPRVETIFMMPKEAYTFVSSRLVKEIATLGGDVGPFVPAHVKAALTRKLRQRRRR; encoded by the coding sequence ATGGTGCGCACCGTGATTTATCCGGGGAGTTTTGATCCGTTGACCAATGGCCATCTGGACATTGTGCAGCGGGCGGCGCGGTTGTTTGACCGGGTGATTGTGGCGGTGGCGGTGAGCGAGGGGAAGGGGCCGTTGTTTGATCTGGAGGAGCGGGTGTCGCTGATCCGGCGGGCGGTGATGACGATGCCCAATGTGGAGGTGGACTCGTTCACGGGCCTGCTGATTGATTATGTGGAGAAGCAGAACGGGCAGGCGGTGATCCGGGGGTTGCGGGCGGTGTCGGACTTTGAGTTTGAGTTTCAACTGGCGTTGATGAACCGCAAGCTCAACCCGCGGGTGGAAACGATCTTCATGATGCCCAAGGAGGCCTACACGTTTGTGAGCAGCCGGCTGGTGAAGGAGATTGCCACGCTGGGGGGGGATGTGGGGCCGTTTGTGCCGGCGCATGTGAAGGCGGCGTTGACGCGCAAACTGCGGCAGCGCCGGCGGCGATAA
- a CDS encoding YceD family protein, which yields MAVQISLSQLELRNLRLAGEVAVEELDMDTGDAMVQVRQPLVYELEVEKVEAGVYAHGRLALRLHCCCVRCLKEFELELELAGWSRLLPLSGEEAVPVAKDVVDLTPVLREDMLLIFPQHPLCEPGCGGLPQWKQMQASPPAAGGVNSPWSVLDQLKLES from the coding sequence ATGGCGGTGCAGATCAGTTTGAGCCAGTTGGAGTTGCGCAACCTGCGGCTGGCGGGCGAGGTGGCGGTGGAGGAGCTGGACATGGACACCGGGGATGCGATGGTGCAGGTGCGGCAGCCGCTGGTGTACGAGCTGGAGGTGGAGAAGGTGGAGGCGGGGGTGTACGCGCACGGGCGGCTGGCGCTGCGGCTGCACTGCTGCTGCGTGCGGTGCCTGAAGGAATTTGAGCTGGAGCTGGAGCTGGCCGGGTGGTCCCGGCTGCTGCCGTTGAGCGGGGAGGAGGCGGTGCCGGTGGCAAAGGATGTTGTGGACTTGACGCCGGTCCTGCGGGAAGATATGCTATTGATCTTTCCGCAACATCCGTTGTGTGAACCGGGGTGCGGCGGGTTGCCGCAGTGGAAACAGATGCAAGCCAGTCCGCCGGCGGCGGGGGGCGTGAATTCCCCGTGGTCGGTGCTGGATCAATTGAAATTGGAATCGTGA
- the rpmF gene encoding 50S ribosomal protein L32 translates to MGVPKRKPSRSRQRMRRAYNSVLTLPQLSVCPQCAAPYVPHRVCPACGFYRGRQVVTVKVQG, encoded by the coding sequence ATGGGTGTACCGAAACGCAAACCCTCGCGCAGCCGGCAGCGAATGCGGCGCGCCTACAACAGTGTGTTGACGCTTCCGCAGTTGAGCGTGTGCCCGCAGTGCGCGGCGCCGTACGTGCCCCACCGGGTGTGCCCGGCGTGCGGCTTCTACCGCGGGCGCCAGGTGGTGACCGTGAAGGTGCAGGGTTGA
- a CDS encoding ketoacyl-ACP synthase III — protein sequence MNSPAPKRFVNPRARHNYAGRPCSIIGVGSYVPERVLTNADLMRMVETTDEWIITRTGIKERRIAAPDQYTSDLAAEAARRALANAGLGPEQVDLIIVATITPDMPFPNTACLVQQKIGATRAAAFDIEAACSGFIYALEIGQQFIMSRTYETVLVIGAEKLSTITDWQDRNTCVLFGDGAGAAVLQSRPNSHGLLTTCMGADGSKGSLLCMPGGGSRQPATPESVQARLHYLKMDGKETFKNAVTAMVQAGQEALRRCELDIKQIKCIIPHQANRRILDAVAERLGAGPEQVFMNLDKYGNTSAASVAIALDEAVQQGRIQRGDLVLLVVFGAGFTWAAAVIEW from the coding sequence ATGAATTCCCCGGCTCCGAAGCGGTTTGTCAATCCGCGGGCCCGGCATAATTACGCCGGGCGTCCCTGCTCCATCATCGGCGTCGGCTCCTATGTGCCCGAGCGGGTGCTCACCAACGCGGATTTGATGCGGATGGTGGAGACCACCGATGAATGGATCATCACGCGCACGGGCATCAAGGAGCGGCGCATCGCGGCGCCGGATCAATACACCTCGGACCTGGCGGCCGAAGCCGCCCGGCGGGCGCTGGCCAACGCCGGGCTGGGGCCGGAGCAGGTGGATTTGATCATCGTGGCCACGATCACGCCCGACATGCCGTTTCCCAACACGGCCTGCCTGGTGCAGCAGAAGATCGGGGCGACGCGCGCGGCGGCGTTTGACATTGAGGCGGCCTGCTCGGGATTCATCTACGCGCTGGAGATCGGCCAGCAGTTCATCATGTCCCGCACCTACGAGACGGTGCTGGTGATCGGCGCGGAAAAGCTCTCCACCATCACCGACTGGCAGGATCGCAACACCTGCGTGCTGTTTGGGGATGGCGCGGGCGCGGCCGTGCTGCAAAGCCGGCCCAACAGCCACGGGTTGCTGACCACCTGCATGGGGGCCGACGGCAGCAAGGGCAGCCTCTTGTGCATGCCCGGCGGCGGCAGCCGCCAGCCGGCCACGCCGGAGAGCGTGCAGGCGCGGCTGCACTACCTGAAGATGGACGGCAAGGAGACCTTCAAGAACGCCGTCACCGCCATGGTGCAGGCGGGGCAGGAGGCCCTGCGCCGCTGCGAGCTGGACATCAAGCAGATCAAGTGCATCATCCCGCATCAGGCCAACCGGCGCATCCTGGACGCCGTGGCCGAGCGGCTGGGGGCCGGGCCGGAACAGGTGTTCATGAACCTGGACAAGTACGGCAACACCTCGGCGGCGTCGGTGGCGATTGCGCTGGATGAGGCGGTGCAACAGGGGCGCATTCAGCGCGGGGATCTGGTGCTGCTGGTGGTGTTTGGCGCGGGCTTCACCTGGGCGGCGGCCGTGATTGAATGGTGA
- a CDS encoding type IV pilus twitching motility protein PilT, translated as MELFKKICAAAVEAGASDIHIKLESPVILRINRQLVPIECPLPTEEWMDEVLRHIVPPHARARFEEDREIDFSYHLPGVGRFRTNVYQQRGTFAIAMRYVKTKVPSFPELGLPEVIKRIAEAPRGIVLVAGTTGCGKSTTLAAMIEHINENFKKHIVTLEDPIEYVFEDNQSVIEQREIGLDTKAFATGLKHMLRQDPDIIMVGEMRDATSFTAAMSAADTGHLVLSTLHTTNAAQSVGRVLDFFKPEERDTIRRQLASTLKAVICQRMVNTVDGKMTPAVEILINTPTVKKLIEEDRLETLPAAIETGTEDGMQNFNQHLLQLVQEGRVTEKEALSKASNPQALEMNFRGIFLSTGHRILG; from the coding sequence ATGGAACTGTTCAAGAAGATTTGCGCCGCCGCCGTGGAGGCGGGGGCTTCAGATATTCACATCAAGCTGGAATCTCCCGTCATTCTCCGCATCAACCGGCAACTGGTGCCCATTGAGTGCCCGCTGCCCACCGAGGAATGGATGGACGAGGTGCTCAGGCACATTGTGCCGCCGCATGCGCGGGCGCGGTTTGAGGAGGATCGGGAAATTGACTTTTCCTACCACCTGCCCGGGGTGGGGCGTTTCCGCACCAATGTGTATCAACAGCGCGGCACCTTTGCCATTGCGATGCGCTATGTCAAAACCAAGGTGCCCAGCTTCCCGGAGCTGGGCCTGCCGGAGGTGATCAAGCGCATTGCCGAGGCGCCCCGGGGCATCGTGCTGGTGGCCGGCACCACCGGTTGCGGCAAGTCCACCACGCTGGCGGCCATGATCGAGCACATCAACGAGAATTTCAAAAAGCACATCGTCACGCTGGAGGACCCCATTGAATATGTGTTTGAGGACAACCAGTCGGTGATCGAGCAGCGGGAGATCGGGCTGGACACCAAGGCCTTTGCCACCGGCCTCAAACACATGCTGCGCCAGGACCCGGACATCATCATGGTGGGCGAAATGCGCGACGCCACCAGCTTCACCGCCGCGATGAGCGCGGCCGACACCGGCCATCTGGTGCTCTCGACGCTGCACACCACCAATGCGGCGCAGTCGGTGGGCCGCGTGCTGGACTTTTTCAAGCCGGAGGAGCGCGACACCATCCGGCGGCAACTGGCCTCGACCCTCAAGGCGGTGATCTGCCAGCGCATGGTGAACACCGTGGACGGCAAGATGACCCCGGCGGTGGAAATCCTCATCAACACCCCCACGGTGAAGAAGCTCATCGAGGAGGACCGCCTCGAAACCCTGCCCGCCGCCATTGAAACCGGCACCGAGGACGGCATGCAGAATTTCAACCAGCACCTGCTGCAACTGGTGCAGGAGGGGCGCGTCACGGAGAAGGAGGCCCTCTCCAAGGCCAGCAACCCGCAGGCGCTGGAGATGAACTTCCGCGGCATCTTCCTCTCCACCGGCCATCGCATTCTGGGATAA
- a CDS encoding sugar phosphate isomerase/epimerase, producing MIHLGLHTDNWRPLSASFETAIEKIAATGLKHVEFAVIHGQNFIQALGYDPGVSLQSNPRALRRFLESKGLAVSQIDGSYPMMGPNGSAYGVQYVQQSIRFAAELGCPMVDTVDGAFETPGLTRKEVFRVTCDNYRQCLSWAEDYRVIINVEPHGPYTNDIEFMQKLFAHFESEYLQMNFDTGNTFIAGHDPLNYLKALRKYCTHCHIKDVSAELAAAVRGEETGIGSSIVPVGGGVNAENIRRCLAYLQETGWDGAVSIECHGSDENTAASVQWMKETLKQLQPRKPKK from the coding sequence ATGATCCACCTGGGCCTGCACACGGATAATTGGCGCCCGTTGAGCGCGAGTTTCGAGACCGCCATTGAGAAGATCGCCGCCACGGGTTTGAAGCACGTCGAGTTTGCCGTCATTCACGGGCAAAACTTCATTCAGGCGCTGGGCTATGATCCGGGGGTGTCGCTGCAATCCAATCCCCGCGCCTTGCGGCGTTTTCTGGAAAGCAAGGGCCTCGCGGTCTCCCAGATTGACGGCTCCTATCCCATGATGGGCCCCAACGGCTCGGCGTACGGCGTGCAGTATGTGCAGCAGAGCATCCGTTTTGCCGCCGAGCTGGGCTGTCCGATGGTGGACACGGTGGACGGGGCGTTTGAGACGCCGGGCCTGACGCGCAAAGAGGTGTTTCGCGTGACGTGCGATAACTACCGGCAGTGTCTTTCGTGGGCGGAGGATTACCGGGTGATCATCAATGTGGAGCCGCACGGGCCCTACACCAATGACATCGAGTTCATGCAGAAGCTGTTTGCGCATTTTGAGAGCGAGTATCTGCAGATGAACTTCGACACCGGCAACACCTTCATCGCCGGCCACGATCCCCTGAATTATCTCAAGGCCTTGCGCAAGTACTGCACGCACTGCCACATCAAGGATGTCAGCGCCGAGCTGGCCGCCGCCGTGCGCGGCGAGGAAACCGGCATCGGCAGCTCCATCGTGCCGGTGGGCGGCGGCGTCAATGCGGAAAACATCCGCCGTTGTCTGGCCTATCTGCAGGAGACCGGCTGGGACGGCGCCGTGTCCATTGAATGCCACGGCTCGGACGAGAACACCGCCGCCAGCGTGCAATGGATGAAGGAGACGCTGAAGCAGTTGCAGCCGCGGAAGCCGAAGAAATAA
- a CDS encoding sulfatase-like hydrolase/transferase, with protein MKPLLAVALALATLSAPLCPAAAAPAARPNILWLVAEDINPHLGCYGDTYARTPHLDKLAARGTVYWNAWSTAPVCAPARTALIAGMYPPTLGAEHMRSLVPVPPAIRMYPDYLREAGYYCCNNAKTDYNLQGAEKSWQESSNKAHYHKRAPGQPFMAVFNHEITHESRIRTRPHVLIHDPARAPIPPYHPDTPEVRQDWAQYYDNLTTMDAQIGKRLAELEEAGLAGDTIIFFYGDNGSGMPRHKRWLWQSGLRVPLIVYIPPKFRHLAPPDYQPGGRSDRLVNFVDFAPTLLSLAGIRPPPHMHGKAFLGPYAAPPPPYLFGLRSRMDENLDLSRCVRDSRFLYIRNYLPHLPYGQFLDYMFQTPTTRVWFNLFQQGRLNDVQAHFWKPKPPEELYDLENDPHQIHNLAGSAAYASTLQRLRQALRQHLLATRDLGFLPESELHRRALAARRTPYEMGQDESLYPVGKILAAAELASSLRPEALPALRQALRDQDSAVRYWGVMGLLMRGAPAVAKTREDLLRALQDEAPCVRIAAAEALGRHSHAADRQAARAVLLDLAPQPKTGPYVAVHALNALIALGPPAAADLDRLSGAGGKHPDYPARALEYAPRLMEVLTNRLAAPAPQ; from the coding sequence ATGAAACCCCTGCTCGCTGTGGCTTTGGCGCTGGCCACCCTTTCCGCGCCGCTCTGCCCGGCCGCCGCAGCCCCCGCCGCCCGCCCCAACATCCTCTGGCTGGTGGCCGAGGATATCAACCCCCACCTGGGTTGCTACGGCGACACTTACGCCCGCACGCCCCACCTCGACAAACTGGCCGCCCGGGGCACCGTCTATTGGAATGCCTGGTCCACCGCGCCCGTTTGCGCCCCGGCCCGCACCGCCCTAATCGCCGGCATGTACCCCCCCACCCTCGGCGCCGAGCACATGCGCAGCCTCGTCCCCGTGCCCCCGGCCATCCGCATGTACCCGGACTACCTGCGCGAAGCCGGCTATTACTGCTGCAACAATGCCAAAACCGATTACAACCTCCAGGGGGCCGAAAAATCCTGGCAGGAAAGCTCCAACAAGGCCCACTACCACAAACGCGCCCCAGGCCAGCCGTTCATGGCGGTGTTCAATCACGAAATCACCCACGAAAGCCGCATCCGCACCCGCCCGCACGTCCTCATCCACGATCCCGCCCGCGCGCCCATCCCCCCCTATCATCCAGACACGCCGGAGGTCAGGCAGGACTGGGCCCAGTACTACGACAACCTCACCACCATGGATGCGCAGATCGGCAAACGCCTGGCCGAGCTGGAAGAGGCCGGGCTGGCCGGGGACACCATCATTTTCTTCTACGGGGACAACGGCTCCGGCATGCCCCGCCACAAACGCTGGCTGTGGCAGAGCGGGTTGCGCGTGCCGCTCATCGTCTATATCCCGCCCAAGTTCCGCCATCTTGCCCCGCCCGATTACCAGCCCGGCGGGCGCTCGGACCGGCTGGTCAATTTCGTGGACTTCGCCCCCACCCTGCTGAGCCTGGCCGGCATCCGCCCCCCGCCGCACATGCACGGCAAGGCCTTCCTGGGCCCTTATGCCGCGCCGCCCCCGCCCTATCTCTTCGGCCTGCGCAGCCGGATGGATGAAAACCTGGATTTATCCCGTTGCGTGCGCGACTCCCGGTTTTTGTACATCCGCAATTACCTGCCCCACCTGCCCTACGGCCAGTTCCTGGACTACATGTTTCAAACCCCCACCACACGGGTGTGGTTTAATCTCTTCCAGCAGGGCCGCCTCAATGACGTTCAAGCTCATTTCTGGAAACCCAAACCCCCGGAGGAGCTTTACGATTTGGAGAATGATCCCCATCAAATCCACAACCTCGCCGGCTCCGCCGCCTACGCCTCCACCCTTCAACGGCTGCGGCAGGCCCTCCGCCAGCACCTGCTCGCCACGCGGGACCTCGGTTTCCTGCCCGAAAGCGAACTGCACCGCCGCGCCCTGGCCGCCCGGCGCACGCCTTATGAAATGGGGCAGGACGAATCCCTCTATCCCGTGGGCAAAATCCTCGCCGCCGCCGAGCTGGCCTCCAGTTTGCGGCCCGAGGCCCTGCCCGCCCTCCGCCAGGCCCTGCGCGACCAGGACAGCGCGGTGCGCTATTGGGGCGTCATGGGCCTCCTCATGCGCGGCGCGCCGGCCGTGGCCAAAACCCGAGAGGACCTCCTCCGCGCCCTCCAGGATGAGGCGCCCTGCGTGCGCATTGCCGCCGCCGAGGCCCTGGGCCGGCACAGCCACGCGGCTGATCGCCAGGCCGCCCGCGCGGTATTGCTCGACCTCGCCCCGCAACCCAAAACCGGCCCCTACGTTGCCGTGCACGCCCTCAACGCGCTCATCGCGCTGGGGCCTCCCGCCGCGGCGGATTTGGACCGCTTGAGCGGCGCCGGCGGCAAACACCCGGATTATCCCGCCCGCGCCCTGGAATACGCGCCGCGGCTGATGGAGGTGTTGACCAACCGCCTGGCCGCCCCGGCCCCTCAGTAG
- the thrC gene encoding threonine synthase, giving the protein MEYRAWFQCINEGCGATYPLNQIIYRCERCQSLLEVRHDLEALRHRSAAAWMKLFDDRYRSNQWPYGSGIWGKKEWVLPNIKDENIVSLYEGCTNLFWAERLGKLLGLSELWVKLCGNTHSGSFKDLGMTVLVSQVKQMISEGAPIKAVACASTGDTSAALATYCAAAGIQSIVLLPRGKISTAQLVQPIANGALVLSLDTDFDGCMKVVQEITQDPTLYLANSMNSLRVEGQKTVGIEIVQQFDWEVPDVFIIPGGNLGNVSALGSGLLMMRDLGLIHRLPRIVVAQAQKANPLYRSYQKGFAEFTPVQAEKTLASAIQIGNPVSVQKAIRVLKQFEGVVEEATEEELADAAALGDRTGMFNCPHTGVALAALIKLVRRGVIQKNHRVVVISTAHGLKFTDFKVRYHEKALEFPCRHANPPMELPPRVDAVKAALDKALKERVV; this is encoded by the coding sequence ATGGAATATCGAGCCTGGTTTCAATGCATCAATGAGGGATGTGGCGCCACCTATCCCCTGAATCAAATCATTTACCGCTGCGAGCGTTGCCAGTCGCTGCTGGAGGTGCGGCATGATCTGGAGGCCCTGCGGCACCGCAGCGCCGCCGCCTGGATGAAGCTCTTTGATGACCGCTACCGCAGCAACCAGTGGCCCTACGGCTCGGGCATCTGGGGCAAAAAGGAGTGGGTCCTGCCCAACATCAAGGATGAAAACATCGTCTCCCTCTACGAAGGCTGCACCAATTTGTTCTGGGCCGAGCGCCTGGGCAAGCTCCTCGGCTTGAGCGAGCTGTGGGTCAAACTCTGCGGCAACACCCACAGCGGCTCCTTCAAGGACCTCGGCATGACCGTCCTGGTCTCCCAGGTCAAACAAATGATCAGCGAGGGCGCCCCCATCAAGGCCGTGGCCTGCGCCTCCACCGGCGACACCTCCGCCGCGCTGGCCACCTATTGCGCCGCCGCCGGCATCCAGTCCATCGTGCTCCTGCCCCGCGGCAAAATCTCCACCGCCCAGCTCGTCCAGCCCATCGCCAACGGCGCGCTGGTGCTCTCGCTGGACACCGACTTTGACGGCTGCATGAAGGTGGTCCAGGAAATCACCCAGGACCCCACCCTCTACCTGGCCAACTCCATGAACTCCCTCCGCGTCGAGGGCCAGAAAACCGTGGGCATCGAAATCGTGCAGCAATTCGACTGGGAAGTGCCCGATGTCTTCATCATCCCCGGCGGCAACCTCGGCAACGTCTCCGCCCTGGGCAGCGGCCTGTTGATGATGCGGGACCTGGGCCTGATCCACCGCCTGCCCCGCATCGTTGTGGCCCAGGCCCAAAAGGCCAATCCCCTCTACCGCTCGTACCAAAAAGGTTTTGCCGAGTTCACCCCCGTCCAGGCCGAAAAAACCCTGGCCAGCGCCATTCAAATTGGCAACCCCGTCAGCGTCCAGAAGGCCATCCGCGTCCTCAAGCAATTTGAAGGCGTGGTGGAAGAGGCCACCGAGGAGGAGCTGGCCGATGCCGCCGCGCTGGGCGATCGCACCGGCATGTTCAACTGCCCCCATACCGGCGTGGCCCTGGCCGCCCTCATCAAGCTCGTCCGGCGTGGCGTCATCCAAAAAAACCACCGCGTGGTGGTCATCAGCACCGCCCACGGCCTGAAGTTCACCGACTTCAAAGTGCGCTACCACGAAAAGGCGCTCGAGTTCCCCTGCCGCCACGCCAACCCGCCCATGGAACTGCCCCCGCGCGTGGACGCGGTGAAGGCCGCCCTGGACAAGGCGCTCAAAGAGCGGGTGGTCTGA
- a CDS encoding nucleotide exchange factor GrpE yields the protein MSDAALPRPSVLPFLIGDLLLLAVAGGIVYQSDWPLSTANMALCTAAVAAGAWLLVTPFILQHRAALKLAEADTLRSTVAQIQNLEQIKQQIAEATANWMNIQGECARTVQTAREVADGMAAEARAFTDFLRQANDTEKATLRLEADKLRRQEQDWLQLTLRLLDQIFALYTAACQSGQPHLVEQIGLFQNVCRDLARRVGVNAFAPEPGAAFDPQMHQAHQAAGPVPAGAPIQKTLAPGYTYQGRVLRPALVQLATPAPAGPAAAAEAPAASGPEAPTAQPDLPI from the coding sequence ATGAGTGACGCGGCTTTACCCCGACCCTCGGTGCTGCCTTTCCTGATTGGCGACCTGCTGTTGCTGGCCGTCGCGGGCGGCATTGTTTATCAGAGCGACTGGCCCCTGAGCACGGCCAACATGGCGCTGTGCACCGCCGCCGTCGCCGCCGGCGCGTGGCTGCTGGTCACGCCCTTCATCCTGCAACATCGCGCCGCCTTGAAACTGGCCGAGGCGGACACCCTCCGCTCGACCGTCGCCCAAATCCAGAATCTCGAGCAGATCAAACAACAAATCGCCGAGGCCACCGCCAACTGGATGAACATCCAGGGCGAGTGCGCCCGCACCGTGCAGACCGCCCGCGAAGTGGCCGACGGCATGGCGGCGGAGGCCAGGGCGTTCACGGACTTTTTGCGCCAGGCCAATGACACGGAAAAAGCCACCCTGCGGCTGGAGGCCGACAAGTTGCGGCGCCAGGAACAGGACTGGCTGCAACTGACCCTGCGCCTGTTGGACCAAATCTTTGCCCTGTACACCGCCGCCTGCCAGTCCGGCCAGCCGCATTTGGTGGAGCAAATTGGCCTGTTTCAAAATGTCTGCCGCGACCTCGCGCGCCGCGTGGGCGTGAACGCCTTTGCGCCGGAGCCGGGCGCCGCCTTCGATCCGCAAATGCACCAGGCCCATCAGGCTGCCGGCCCCGTGCCCGCGGGCGCACCCATTCAAAAAACCCTGGCCCCCGGCTACACCTACCAAGGCCGCGTGTTGCGCCCCGCGCTGGTGCAGCTCGCCACCCCTGCACCGGCAGGCCCGGCCGCCGCTGCCGAGGCCCCGGCCGCCTCCGGCCCCGAGGCCCCCACTGCCCAACCGGATCTGCCCATTTAA
- a CDS encoding SDR family NAD(P)-dependent oxidoreductase produces the protein MAKAKTVVLTGVSRGLGRAMALEFARLGHKVVGCARSREAVEALKAQLGASHEVDVVDVADEAAVGRWARHVLHRFKAPDLLVNNAALINRKAPLWKVPAEEFSALVDVNIKGVFHVLRHFVPAMVARGEGVIINISSGWGRTTDAEVAPYCASKFAIEGLTQALAQELPPGLAAVPLNPGIIDTDMLRSCFGDAAALYPSPEKWARRAVPFMLELNGRDNGKPLTVPGA, from the coding sequence ATGGCAAAAGCAAAGACAGTGGTTTTGACGGGGGTGAGCCGTGGCCTGGGCCGGGCCATGGCGCTGGAGTTTGCGCGGCTGGGGCACAAGGTGGTGGGGTGTGCGCGGTCGCGGGAGGCCGTGGAAGCGCTGAAAGCGCAGTTGGGCGCGTCGCATGAAGTGGACGTGGTGGATGTGGCGGACGAGGCCGCGGTGGGGCGCTGGGCGCGGCATGTGCTGCACCGGTTCAAGGCGCCGGATTTGCTGGTGAACAACGCGGCGCTGATCAACCGGAAGGCCCCGCTGTGGAAGGTGCCGGCGGAGGAATTTTCCGCCCTGGTGGATGTGAACATCAAGGGGGTGTTTCATGTGCTGCGCCATTTTGTGCCGGCGATGGTGGCGCGCGGGGAGGGCGTGATCATCAATATCAGTTCCGGGTGGGGCCGCACCACCGATGCGGAGGTGGCGCCGTACTGCGCCAGCAAGTTTGCCATCGAGGGGCTGACGCAGGCGCTGGCGCAGGAGCTGCCGCCGGGGCTGGCGGCGGTGCCGCTGAATCCGGGCATCATTGACACGGACATGCTGCGGAGCTGTTTTGGGGATGCGGCGGCGCTGTATCCCTCGCCGGAGAAATGGGCGCGGCGGGCGGTGCCGTTCATGCTGGAGCTCAACGGACGGGACAACGGCAAGCCGCTGACGGTGCCGGGCGCCTGA
- a CDS encoding SGNH/GDSL hydrolase family protein: MKKHVKLGLAVLGLALSAAVATAANLLPPGARLAIVGDSITEQKLYSKYMETYLLACAGRTDMKVFQFGWGGERADGFAARAANDLGVFQPTVVTTCYGMNDGQYRPYADDIGRAYEANTRRYVEILKGMGVQHIVLGSPGAVDTRYFVRPNFAPLSGADGYNQNLGRLRDINRRLAGELGVAFADVHQPMLDAMAKAKAALGNDYDVCGRDGFHPGPNGHLIMAYAFLRALGCDGRLAELTVDLQGAPAASAGHKVVEGQRGTVSFESTRYPFCFDPDPKASSSTRSIVPFFPFNEELNRFVLKVRNLAAPRARVTWGEASVEFTREQLAEGVNLAAAFPATPFDEAFRKVMDAVGQKQNFETLMIKEMVTKYRLFGRETAADPALAEAFRQVTARLMARQEALDAAVRKALVPVRHTVTVTPAE, encoded by the coding sequence ATGAAAAAGCATGTGAAATTGGGACTGGCGGTTTTGGGTTTGGCCCTGAGCGCGGCGGTGGCGACAGCGGCGAATTTGCTTCCGCCAGGGGCGCGGCTGGCGATTGTGGGCGACTCCATCACCGAGCAGAAACTTTACTCCAAATACATGGAGACGTACCTCCTGGCCTGCGCCGGGCGGACGGATATGAAGGTGTTTCAATTTGGGTGGGGCGGCGAGCGGGCGGATGGTTTTGCGGCCCGCGCGGCGAATGATTTGGGGGTCTTCCAGCCCACGGTGGTGACGACGTGTTACGGGATGAACGACGGCCAGTATCGCCCGTATGCCGACGACATTGGCCGGGCGTACGAGGCCAACACCCGCCGTTACGTGGAGATTCTCAAAGGCATGGGGGTGCAGCATATTGTGCTCGGCTCGCCCGGGGCGGTGGACACGCGCTATTTTGTGCGGCCCAATTTTGCCCCGCTGTCCGGGGCGGACGGCTACAATCAAAACCTGGGCCGGCTGCGGGACATCAACCGCCGGCTGGCGGGGGAGCTGGGCGTGGCCTTTGCCGATGTGCATCAGCCCATGCTCGACGCCATGGCCAAGGCCAAGGCGGCGCTGGGGAATGATTATGATGTGTGCGGGCGCGACGGTTTTCATCCCGGCCCCAACGGGCATTTGATCATGGCGTATGCCTTTTTGCGCGCGCTGGGCTGCGATGGCCGGCTGGCGGAGCTGACGGTGGATCTGCAGGGCGCGCCGGCCGCCTCGGCGGGGCACAAGGTGGTCGAGGGCCAGCGGGGCACGGTGAGTTTTGAAAGCACGCGGTATCCGTTCTGCTTCGATCCCGATCCCAAAGCCTCGTCGAGCACGCGCAGCATTGTGCCGTTTTTCCCGTTCAATGAGGAGCTGAACCGGTTTGTGTTGAAGGTGCGCAATCTGGCGGCGCCGCGGGCGCGCGTGACCTGGGGCGAGGCGTCCGTCGAGTTCACCCGCGAGCAGTTGGCCGAGGGCGTCAACCTGGCGGCGGCGTTTCCGGCCACGCCCTTTGACGAGGCGTTTCGGAAGGTGATGGACGCGGTGGGGCAGAAGCAAAACTTTGAAACGCTGATGATCAAGGAAATGGTCACCAAGTACCGGCTGTTTGGCCGCGAGACGGCGGCCGATCCGGCCCTGGCCGAGGCGTTTCGCCAGGTCACGGCGCGGTTGATGGCCCGGCAGGAGGCGCTGGATGCCGCGGTGCGCAAGGCGCTGGTGCCGGTGCGCCATACCGTGACCGTCACGCCGGCGGAATGA